A genomic region of Gemmata massiliana contains the following coding sequences:
- a CDS encoding PAS domain S-box protein, giving the protein MATILIVDDRPANREFLVTLLGYSDHRLLEAGDGAEGLALVRAERPDLVIADVLMPTMDGYEFVRQLRAEPAIANTRVIFYTAHFHEPEARRLAVDCGVAAVLTKPSEPEVVLQTIETVLGNTPPPSRVPTVTEFDREHVRVMTDKLAQRAEELRRTNERLTALVELGLQLGSERDPVRLLHLFCDAARQIIGARYALVGISMTDGRYRHFMTSGMDAVTTARIGRPGPLIGVVADAIAAGDCFRALTPDGPVAIGAPASFPAAGAVLVAPVLSPARVYGWICLLDKVGADGFSEEDEQLVKMLAAQTGRIYENGSLYSDLLSRTSELAQEISERKRAEAEVRESEERFRSAFEHTGVATALTDLDSRFVRVNAAFAQTFGYAPHELPGMVMGDVMNPDDRAAIRAGCARLLAGEARSFQSALRYICRAGRHFWGTTNVSLVRGPDGRPVQFVSQVQDITEQKRAEAEVRRSADLLRAVADGTTDAVFVKDRDGKYLLFNEAAARFVGKPVAEVLGKDDTTLFDPASARVSMDNDRRVLASGLTETEEETLTAVGITRTYLATKGPYRDADGNVIGVIGISRDITDRKRAEQRVTAQHAVVSALAQAADLREAAPKLLEAVCETTGWDVGGLWIVDHQSRVLSCVDLWPAEEPDLAEFRGVSRGTTFAPGVGLPGRVWASGEPLWVVDVTRDPNFPRSDAAARADLHGGFGFPIRLGNEVLGVAEFFSRTSRRPDAELLRTFETLGSQIGQFIERKRAEGGLRLFRALIDRTIDGVEVIDPETGRFLDANEQAAVLHGYTRPEFLRLGVFDVDPVVARRPWKEGISARRASGENSFESLHRRKDGSTFPVEVNLSFIQLDREYLVAVVRDISERKHTEEALRAAQHRLEHVVSSSPSVLFALGVGADEIRGISWISGTVREMLGYEPSEAFERDWWTGNIHPEDRGRVISQTQADLFARGRASNEYRFRHGDGTYRWTRGEIRLTRNAAGEPIEAVGAWSDITERKLLEEQVQQSQKMEAVGRLAGGVAHDFNNLLTVINGYGEIALASLPDTDINRELIREMVKAGERATGLTRQLLAFSRKAIIEPKILDLTVVVTDVERMLRRIVGEDIQLTVAADPETGFVLADPGQIEQVILNLVVNARDAMPSGGRLTIELRNVELDESYTRTHSDARPGAYVLLAVTDSGSGMDAATMARIFEPFFSTKGEHGTGLGLATLHGIVKQSGGHVGVYSEVGQGTTFKVYLPRTEPGPIAPKSRMLQQLMPKGGETLLLVEDEDGVRALARHVLRGCGYTVLEARDGVEALRLTGEHRGRIHLLLTDVVMPRMNGRQLAERLMELVPGIQVLFLSGYTDDAVVRHGILEAEVAFLQKPFTPGSLAAKVREILDATT; this is encoded by the coding sequence GTGGCGACGATTCTGATCGTTGACGACCGCCCGGCCAACCGGGAGTTCCTCGTCACGCTTCTCGGGTACAGCGACCACCGGCTGCTGGAAGCCGGGGACGGGGCCGAGGGCTTGGCGCTGGTCCGGGCCGAGCGCCCCGATCTGGTGATCGCCGACGTTCTCATGCCGACGATGGACGGGTACGAGTTCGTCCGCCAGCTCCGGGCCGAACCCGCCATCGCGAACACCCGCGTCATCTTCTACACCGCGCACTTCCACGAACCGGAGGCCCGGCGGCTCGCCGTTGATTGCGGCGTCGCCGCGGTTCTGACCAAACCGAGCGAGCCGGAGGTGGTGCTACAGACCATCGAAACCGTGCTCGGCAATACCCCGCCTCCGAGCCGCGTCCCGACCGTCACCGAGTTCGACCGCGAGCACGTGCGGGTGATGACCGACAAGCTCGCGCAGCGCGCGGAGGAGCTGCGGCGCACGAACGAGCGCCTGACCGCGCTCGTGGAACTCGGGCTGCAACTCGGCTCGGAACGCGACCCGGTGCGCCTACTGCACCTCTTCTGCGACGCGGCCCGGCAGATCATCGGCGCGCGGTACGCGCTGGTCGGGATCTCGATGACCGACGGCCGGTACCGGCACTTTATGACGAGCGGAATGGACGCCGTTACGACCGCGCGGATCGGGCGCCCGGGACCGCTCATCGGTGTTGTGGCGGACGCAATAGCCGCCGGGGACTGTTTCCGTGCTCTTACTCCCGACGGCCCGGTGGCGATCGGGGCGCCGGCTTCGTTTCCCGCAGCGGGGGCTGTACTCGTGGCGCCGGTTTTGTCCCCGGCGCGCGTGTACGGCTGGATCTGTTTGCTGGACAAAGTCGGTGCCGACGGGTTCTCGGAGGAGGACGAGCAACTCGTTAAGATGCTCGCGGCCCAAACGGGGCGGATTTACGAGAACGGCAGCCTTTACTCGGATCTCCTGAGTCGGACCTCCGAACTCGCCCAGGAGATCAGCGAGCGGAAGCGGGCCGAGGCCGAGGTGCGCGAGAGCGAGGAGCGGTTCCGGAGCGCGTTCGAGCACACGGGTGTGGCAACGGCCCTCACCGATCTCGATTCACGGTTCGTCCGGGTGAACGCGGCGTTCGCTCAGACCTTCGGGTACGCGCCGCACGAACTGCCCGGGATGGTGATGGGCGACGTGATGAACCCGGACGACCGCGCGGCGATCCGTGCCGGGTGTGCGCGCCTCCTCGCGGGGGAGGCACGGTCTTTTCAGAGCGCGCTACGGTACATCTGCCGGGCCGGGCGCCACTTTTGGGGCACGACGAACGTGTCCCTCGTGCGCGGGCCGGACGGACGCCCGGTCCAGTTCGTGAGTCAGGTTCAGGACATTACCGAACAAAAGCGTGCGGAGGCCGAGGTGCGCCGGTCCGCGGACCTGCTCCGGGCGGTGGCCGACGGGACGACCGATGCGGTGTTCGTGAAAGACCGGGACGGCAAATACCTGCTGTTCAACGAGGCCGCGGCCCGGTTCGTCGGGAAGCCCGTCGCAGAAGTGCTCGGCAAAGACGACACCACACTGTTCGACCCGGCGAGCGCCCGGGTCTCGATGGACAATGATCGCCGGGTGCTGGCGTCCGGGCTGACCGAGACGGAAGAAGAGACGCTGACCGCGGTCGGGATCACCCGCACGTATCTCGCGACCAAGGGGCCGTACCGGGACGCGGACGGGAACGTGATCGGGGTGATCGGGATCTCGCGCGACATCACCGACCGGAAACGCGCCGAACAGCGCGTAACGGCCCAGCACGCCGTGGTGAGCGCGCTTGCTCAGGCCGCGGACTTGCGCGAAGCGGCCCCGAAATTGCTGGAGGCCGTTTGCGAAACGACCGGCTGGGACGTGGGCGGCCTGTGGATCGTGGACCACCAGTCGCGCGTGTTGTCGTGCGTCGATCTTTGGCCCGCCGAGGAGCCGGACCTGGCCGAGTTCCGGGGCGTTTCGCGGGGCACCACGTTCGCCCCCGGTGTGGGGTTGCCCGGGCGCGTGTGGGCGTCCGGAGAACCGCTCTGGGTTGTGGACGTTACGCGCGATCCGAACTTCCCGCGCAGCGACGCCGCCGCGCGCGCGGATCTGCACGGCGGGTTCGGGTTCCCGATCCGGCTCGGGAACGAAGTACTCGGCGTCGCGGAGTTCTTCAGCCGCACGAGCCGCCGACCGGACGCCGAGCTGCTCCGCACATTCGAGACCCTCGGGAGCCAGATCGGGCAGTTCATCGAGCGGAAGCGCGCGGAGGGCGGGTTGCGCCTGTTCCGCGCCCTGATCGACCGCACAATCGACGGGGTCGAGGTCATTGATCCCGAAACGGGCCGGTTCCTCGACGCGAATGAGCAAGCCGCGGTGCTGCACGGCTACACGCGACCCGAGTTCTTGCGGCTGGGCGTGTTCGACGTTGATCCCGTCGTGGCGCGCCGGCCGTGGAAGGAGGGCATTTCGGCGCGCCGGGCGTCCGGCGAGAACTCGTTCGAGAGCCTGCACCGGCGGAAAGACGGGTCAACGTTTCCCGTCGAAGTGAACCTCAGTTTCATTCAGCTCGACCGCGAGTACCTGGTCGCGGTGGTGCGGGACATTTCGGAACGGAAGCACACGGAAGAGGCGCTGCGGGCCGCTCAACACCGACTGGAACACGTGGTGTCATCCAGCCCGTCCGTGTTGTTCGCGCTGGGGGTCGGTGCGGACGAGATCCGCGGAATCAGTTGGATCAGCGGGACTGTCCGCGAGATGCTCGGGTACGAGCCCTCGGAAGCGTTCGAGCGCGACTGGTGGACCGGGAACATTCACCCCGAGGACCGGGGCCGGGTGATTTCTCAAACCCAGGCGGACCTGTTCGCACGAGGGCGGGCCTCCAACGAGTACCGGTTCCGGCACGGGGACGGTACGTACCGGTGGACCCGCGGGGAAATCCGGTTGACGCGCAACGCGGCCGGCGAACCCATCGAAGCGGTCGGCGCGTGGTCGGACATCACGGAGCGCAAGCTCCTCGAAGAACAGGTGCAGCAGTCTCAGAAGATGGAAGCGGTGGGGCGGCTCGCGGGCGGCGTCGCACACGACTTCAACAATCTGCTCACCGTCATTAACGGGTACGGCGAGATCGCGCTGGCGAGCCTCCCCGACACCGATATCAACCGCGAACTGATCCGGGAGATGGTCAAGGCCGGGGAGCGGGCTACGGGCCTCACGCGGCAGCTCCTCGCGTTCAGCCGGAAAGCGATCATCGAGCCGAAGATCCTGGACCTCACGGTGGTAGTGACCGACGTGGAGCGGATGCTCCGCCGGATCGTCGGCGAGGACATTCAGTTGACGGTCGCGGCGGACCCGGAGACCGGGTTCGTGCTGGCCGACCCCGGCCAGATCGAACAGGTGATTCTGAACTTGGTCGTGAACGCGCGCGACGCCATGCCGTCGGGCGGACGGCTCACGATCGAGTTGCGGAACGTCGAGTTGGACGAGTCTTACACGCGCACCCACTCGGACGCGCGCCCGGGGGCATACGTCCTGCTGGCCGTGACCGATTCCGGGTCCGGGATGGATGCGGCGACAATGGCCCGGATCTTCGAGCCGTTCTTCAGCACGAAGGGGGAACACGGCACCGGGCTAGGGTTGGCCACACTGCACGGGATCGTCAAACAGAGCGGCGGGCACGTGGGGGTTTACAGCGAGGTGGGGCAGGGCACCACGTTCAAGGTCTATCTCCCGCGCACCGAGCCAGGGCCGATCGCACCCAAATCGCGCATGCTTCAACAATTGATGCCCAAGGGGGGCGAGACGCTCTTACTGGTGGAGGACGAGGACGGCGTGCGAGCGCTGGCCCGGCACGTTCTCCGGGGCTGTGGGTACACCGTGCTGGAGGCCCGTGACGGGGTCGAAGCCCTCCGTCTGACCGGTGAGCACCGGGGCCGGATTCACCTGCTGTTGACCGACGTGGTCATGCCGCGCATGAACGGGCGCCAGCTCGCCGAGCGACTGATGGAACTCGTTCCGGGCATTCAAGTGCTGTTTTTGTCCGGGTACACCGACGACGCCGTCGTCCGGCACGGCATCCTGGAGGCCGAGGTCGCGTTCCTTCAGAAACCGTTCACTCCGGGATCGTTGGCCGCGAAGGTTCGAGAGATCCTTGATGCCACGACCTGA